A DNA window from Solanum lycopersicum chromosome 3, SLM_r2.1 contains the following coding sequences:
- the LOC112941056 gene encoding probable disease resistance protein At4g27220 — translation MQPWMTLGASLVAKVVDYTVAPLGNQLRYLYQYNKNAENLRKQAERLQEKTDDIQALVNYAKRNDREIKSTVKNWLEEVDEITAEIKSWDDKTQNLSKMCLRHLVSRYKQSKMATKKIMTIQELLGRTLTEDVSIPQGPPLNIPFISDQEKPEKDQVTEMVASSSSIVSQNVSITNGALQSKDDVSIEQRLTMDSIIGYQLRKNVANIIYQQREAVDQIIEELQDDHYKVIGIYGMGGIGKTTLAVEVGKLARDCGIVKRVIMVGVSQTPNIRKIQGLIADMLCYRFEEESTLGRAGRLYMQLSMESVLLILDDVWSYIDLAEIGIPHGDEHKACRIMLTTRQKDLCTAMGTKGVPLRLLSKEESSHLLRKYACTSTSDLCPELDSMVIKFVEECQGLPLALVTVGSALRGKEQVEWEAALQLLKKSQPFTPTYASKTIFSCLELSYNFLESEEIRLCFLMCCFYPEDHEISIEDLTRNWTGKGLFSNVDTIEEARARVFLRVGQLKSSCLLLDIGKEGFVKMHDVIRDFAIYKASEEKHGFMVRAGHNLNKWPQRESFSQKTAISFMHNNIHVLPTDVHCPNLQILHLGENEGLEQIPVDFFMHMKTLQVLDLSERVGVHSLNPHYQLVPNATKKNTFPLSFPSSVEVLTNLRTLRLDHCRLADVSILGKLKGLEILSLYGSSITQLPNEFGDLVNLRLLDLSFCGYLQKIPENLISRLVRLEELYMGWSFRLWQLADGSAEGSGQVSLSELMSLPQLNILCVEVSTLLAFPENFDLPSLHKFEITVGYHSAICYPNSRRFYLRELKTGIPNGMNHMLQFSNELTMFCASKVILKSIFDVEGGLNHLKTLEITANDDITYFIDEVLHSDAPLVLGSLEKLHLRTFKKLYSLSVHSIKPGSFQNLRILKVEFCHDLFFLLQPSLLQRLSSIEEVYVYSCNKLFKLFQLNGAAFDEEQKLLSTLKMIGLDRLPMLFEIWGVPKQLLLNATLQNKQCFNNLTDVAIKYCDSLKYVFPFVAAQNLCQLDNLQIVGCHRLTRITGEAPEGMPANVQNGHVLFANLRAVHIGSCRNLRNLFSVTTARSLGKLEELKVNDMPNLVELISNEESERREENDKIIVLPELKVLRITNSGNMERLCTEAFCMDLPSLEEFVLLECPKMADTVKRGLGSASNLLKAQIEEQSFFGTMAREVFSRKV, via the coding sequence ATGCAGCCATGGATGACATTAGGTGCTTCATTGGTGGCAAAAGTTGTTGACTATACAGTGGCCCCTCTCGGGAATCAACTAAGATATCTTTATCAGTATAACAAAAATGCCGAAAATCTGAGAAAGCAAGCTGAAAGGTTGCAGGAGAAGACTGATGATATCCAAGCATTGGTGAACTACGCCAAAAGAAATGACAGAGAAATTAAAAGCACAGTTAAAAATTGGTTAGAAGAGGTAGATGAAATCACTGCTGAGATCAAATCATGGGAtgataaaactcaaaacttgaGCAAAATGTGCCTCCGTCATCTGGTCTCACGGTATAAGCAGAGCAAGATGGCAACTAAAAAAATCATGACCATCCAAGAACTTCTTGGTAGAACTCTCACGGAAGATGTATCCATACCGCAGGGCCCTCCTTTGAATATACCATTCATTTCTGACCAAGAAAAACCCGAAAAGGACCAAGTTACTGAGATGGTGGCAAGTAGTTCATCCATTGTTAGTCAAAACGTCAGTATAACAAATGGTGCTTTGCAAAGTAAAGATGATGTTTCTATTGAGCAAAGACTAACCATGGATTCAATTATTGGTTATCAGCTAAGAAAAAATGTGGCAAACATTATTTACCAGCAAAGAGAAGCAGTAGATCAGATCATTGAGGAACTACAGGATGACCACTATAAGGTGATAGGAATCTATGGCATGGGGGGCATTGGTAAGACCACTCTTGCCGTAGAAGTAGGGAAATTGGCTAGAGACTGTGGAATTGTTAAGAGAGTTATAATGGTGGGTGTTTCCCAAACACCAAATATAAGAAAGATCCAGGGTCTAATTGCGGATATGTTATGTTACAGATTTGAGGAGGAAAGCACATTAGGAAGAGCAGGTAGACTTTATATGCAACTGTCCATGGAGAGCGTACTTCTCATACTGGACGATGTTTGGTCATACATTGACTTAGCAGAGATAGGGATCCCTCATGGTGATGAGCACAAGGCCTGTAGGATTATGCTTACCACGCGACAAAAAGATCTATGCACAGCTATGGGGACCAAAGGAGTACCATTGAGACTTTTATCAAAAGAAGAATCGTCACATTTACTGAGGAAATATGCTTGCACGAGCACTTCAGACCTTTGTCCGGAGTTGGATAGCATGGTCATAAAGTTTGTTGAAGAATGTCAAGGCCTTCCATTGGCACTTGTGACTGTTGGAAGTGCATTACGAGGAAAAGAACAAGTGGAGTGGGAAGCAGCGCTACAGCTCCTTAAGAAGTCCCAACCCTTTACCCCCACTTATGCAAGCAAGACCATTTTCTCCTGCCTGGAGTTGAGCTACAATTTTTTGGAAAGTGAGGAAATCAGGTTGTGCTTTCTGATGTGTTGTTTTTACCCAGAAGATCATGAAATAAGTATTGAAGACTTGACTAGAAACTGGACAGGAAAAGGGTTGTTCTCAAATGTGGACACTATTGAAGAAGCTAGAGCCAGAGTGTTCTTAAGAGTTGGCCAACTTAAATCCTCTTGCCTGTTGCTTGATATTGGGAAGGAGGGTTTCGTTAAAATGCATGATGTTATTCGTGACTTTGCTATATATAAAGCATCTGAGGAGAAGCATGGGTTCATGGTAAGAGCTGGTCACAATCTGAATAAGTGGCCACAAAGGGAGTCATTCAGCCAAAAAACAGCTATTTCCTTCATGCACAACAATATCCATGTGCTTCCAACTGATGTACATTGCCCCAATCTTCAAATTTTACATCTTGGAGAAAATGAAGGTCTTGAACAGATACCAGTCGACTTTTTCATGCATATGAAAACACTCCAGGTTTTGGATTTAAGTGAAAGGGTTGGTGTCCATTCACTAAATCCTCACTATCAGTTGGTCCCGAAtgccacaaaaaaaaatacatttccCCTCAGTTTTCCATCATCTGTTGAAGTTCTCACAAACCTGAGAACTTTACGTTTAGACCACTGCAGGTTAGCTGATGTATCTATTCTTGGAAAATTAAAGGGCCTggaaattttaagtttataCGGGTCCTCTATCACACAACTTCCAAATGAATTTGGGGACTTGGTTAATTTGAGGTTATTAGATTTGTCATTCTGTGGGTACCTTCAGAAAATCCCGGAGAACTTGATATCACGTCTTGTTCGATTAGAAGAACTTTATATGGGTTGGAGTTTTCGATTGTGGCAGCTAGCTGATGGATCCGCTGAAGGGAGTGGCCAAGTAAGCTTGTCTGAGCTAATGTCACTGCCCCAATTAAACATTTTGTGTGTGGAAGTCTCCACCCTTCTAGCTTTCCCTGAGAACTTTGATCTTCCTAGCTTACACAAGTTTGAGATAACAGTAGGTTACCACTCAGCTATATGTTATCCAAACTCTAGGAGGTTCTATCTTAGAGAATTAAAGACTGGTATACCAAATGGGATGAATCATATGCTTCAATTCTCAAATGAATTGACAATGTTCTGTGCATCCAAGGTAATACTGAAAAGTATCTTTGATGTCGAAGGGGGCTTAAATCACTTGAAAACTCTTGAAATAACTGCCAATGATGACATTACCTATTTCATTGATGAGGTTCTTCATAGCGATGCACCTTTAGTTTTAGGATCTTTGGAGAAATTACATCTTCGGACGTTCAAGAAGCTATATTCACTTTCTGTCCACTCAATTAAACCGGGTTCCTTCCAGAATTTGCGGATTCTAAAGGTTGAATTTtgtcatgatttattttttctacttcAACCTTCCTTGCTCCAGAGGCTATCAAGTATTGAAGAAGTTTATGTGTATTCATGTAACAAGTTATTCAAACTATTTCAACTTAACGGGGCAGCTTTTGATGAAGAACAGAAACTCCTCTCAACGCTCAAAATGATCGGGTTAGATAGATTGCCTATGCTTTTCGAAATCTGGGGAGTACCTAAGCAGTTACTCCTGAATGCAACccttcaaaataaacaatgctTCAATAACCTAACTGATGTGGCGATTAAGTATTGTGATAGCTTGAAATATGTATTCCCATTTGTAGCTGCTCAAAATCTTTGTCAACTGGATAATCTCCAAATTGTGGGGTGTCACAGATTGACAAGAATCACAGGAGAAGCACCAGAAGGTATGCCAGCAAATGTTCAAAATGGACATGTTTTATTTGCCAACCTCAGAGCTGTTCACATAGGAAGCTGCAGAAACCTGAGAAATCTATTTTCGGTTACGACCGCTCGAAGTCTTGGCAAATTAGAAGAGTTAAAGGTAAATGACATGCCAAATCTGGTAGAACTCATAAgcaatgaagaaagtgaaaggAGAGAGGAAAACGATAAAATAATCGTGCTGCCAGAGTTGAAAGTCCTGAGAATTACAAATTCTGGAAACATGGAACGGCTTTGTACAGAGGCTTTCTGTATGGATCTACCATCGTTAGAAGAATTTGTTCTTCTGGAGTGTCCTAAAATGGCTGACACTGTTAAACGTGGACTGGGTAGCGCATCAAATCTTCTTAAAGCACAGATTGAGGAGCAATCATTCTTTGGCACAATGGCACGAGAAGTTTTCAGTAGAAAGGTGTGA